One window from the genome of Variovorax sp. PAMC26660 encodes:
- a CDS encoding ABC transporter ATP-binding protein: protein MSTPLQAETSPLRVVLAAEALRFSWPGVKTPCIDIEAFRITAGESVFLHGPSGCGKSTLLSLLAGVLVADEGRVTLLGHDWSKLSGTQRDRSRVAHVGYIFQQFNLLPYLSVLDNVLLPCRFSARREAQAARNGSSREEAEHLLGQMGLDRNLWKRQALQLSVGQQQRVAAARALIGQPEVVIADEPTSALDEDRREAFLDVLLTACAVNHSALVFVSHDQRIAQRFARHVLLPEINRAATSAMAVDA, encoded by the coding sequence GTGAGCACTCCCCTGCAGGCCGAGACGTCGCCATTGCGCGTCGTGCTCGCCGCCGAAGCGCTGCGCTTCTCGTGGCCCGGCGTGAAAACCCCGTGCATCGACATCGAGGCCTTCCGCATCACCGCCGGCGAATCGGTGTTTTTGCATGGCCCGAGCGGCTGCGGCAAGAGCACGCTGCTGTCGCTGCTGGCCGGTGTGCTGGTGGCCGACGAAGGCCGCGTCACGCTGCTGGGCCATGACTGGTCCAAGCTCTCGGGCACGCAACGCGACCGCAGCCGCGTGGCCCACGTGGGCTACATCTTCCAGCAGTTCAACCTGCTGCCTTATCTGAGCGTGCTCGACAACGTGCTGCTGCCTTGCCGCTTCTCGGCGCGGCGCGAAGCACAGGCCGCGCGCAACGGCAGCTCGCGCGAAGAAGCCGAGCACCTGCTCGGCCAGATGGGCTTGGATCGCAACCTGTGGAAGCGCCAGGCACTGCAGCTCTCGGTCGGCCAGCAACAGCGCGTGGCTGCGGCGCGCGCACTCATCGGCCAGCCCGAAGTGGTGATTGCCGACGAGCCCACCTCCGCACTCGACGAAGATCGGCGCGAAGCCTTCCTCGACGTGCTGCTGACGGCCTGCGCGGTGAACCACAGCGCGCTCGTGTTCGTGAGCCATGACCAGCGCATCGCACAACGCTTTGCGCGGCATGTGCTGCTGCCCGAGATCAACCGCGCCGCCACCAGCGCAATGGCGGTGGACGCATGA
- a CDS encoding DUF3299 domain-containing protein: protein MRIAKKIPTLKAFTRLSMLLAGAGLAAATWAADPAPKDTTASNPLGGKTAPPVAAKGTPGQPRQITWEELVPKDWDPAKEFKGMDLSALDDGDPRANELLMKMQEVSNNAPTNPAMNGTEVKIPGFIVPLEEAKGEVTEFLLVPYFGACIHTPPPPANQILHVVPQKGAKFRAMDTVWVTGKLQTLRNDSMMGVSGYHVSATSVTKYSGGAK, encoded by the coding sequence ATGCGCATCGCAAAGAAGATTCCCACGCTCAAGGCTTTCACTCGCCTTTCAATGCTGCTGGCCGGCGCCGGCCTCGCAGCGGCCACATGGGCCGCCGACCCCGCGCCCAAGGACACCACGGCGTCGAACCCCCTGGGCGGCAAGACCGCGCCGCCCGTTGCAGCCAAGGGCACACCGGGCCAGCCAAGGCAGATCACCTGGGAAGAACTCGTGCCCAAGGACTGGGACCCGGCCAAGGAATTCAAGGGCATGGACCTGAGCGCGCTCGACGATGGCGACCCGCGCGCCAACGAGCTGCTGATGAAGATGCAGGAAGTCTCGAACAACGCGCCGACCAATCCCGCGATGAACGGCACCGAAGTGAAGATCCCGGGCTTCATCGTGCCGCTCGAAGAAGCCAAGGGCGAGGTCACCGAGTTTCTGCTGGTTCCCTACTTTGGCGCCTGCATCCACACGCCGCCGCCGCCGGCCAACCAGATCCTGCATGTCGTGCCGCAAAAGGGCGCCAAGTTCCGCGCCATGGACACCGTGTGGGTCACCGGCAAGCTGCAGACGCTGCGCAACGATTCGATGATGGGCGTGAGTGGTTACCACGTGAGCGCCACCAGCGTCACAAAGTATTCGGGCGGCGCCAAGTAG
- a CDS encoding NAD(P)/FAD-dependent oxidoreductase — MTSNTPAPIVADYLVIGGGIAGASVAHWLAPHASVILLEREAQPGYHSTGRSAALFMESYGTPQVRALTMASRAFLEHPPEGFAEHPLLTPRGAMMVAGEEHMAELEAHWDVLCAMDAGATRLSGEQAREMVPALRPEQVAGAVYEPDAADMDVHSIHQGYLRGMRQAGGKLVCDAEVTSIERVGERWRVTAGGKVYEAPVVLNAAGAWVDTIAQLAGVTPIGIEPRRRSAFIFAPPEGENVGHWPMVFGADEGWYIKPDAGMLLGSPANADPVDPQDVQPEELDIAFAIHRIEEATTLTIRRPTRTWAGLRSFVADGDLVGGFEPSAPGFFWVAAQGGYGIQTSAAMGEACAALARGLPLPERIAAFGLTVDMLGPQRLRTADAG; from the coding sequence ATGACCTCCAACACACCAGCGCCCATCGTGGCCGACTACCTTGTGATTGGCGGCGGCATTGCCGGGGCTTCAGTGGCCCACTGGCTCGCGCCGCACGCCAGCGTGATCCTTCTCGAACGCGAAGCCCAGCCGGGCTATCACTCCACCGGCCGCTCGGCCGCCCTCTTCATGGAAAGCTACGGCACACCGCAGGTGCGCGCGCTCACCATGGCCAGCCGCGCCTTCCTCGAACATCCGCCCGAAGGCTTTGCCGAACATCCGCTGCTCACGCCGCGCGGCGCGATGATGGTCGCGGGCGAAGAGCACATGGCCGAACTCGAAGCCCACTGGGACGTGCTGTGCGCCATGGACGCCGGCGCCACGCGCCTGAGCGGCGAACAGGCGCGCGAGATGGTGCCCGCCCTGCGCCCCGAGCAGGTGGCCGGCGCCGTGTATGAACCTGATGCAGCCGACATGGACGTGCACTCCATCCACCAGGGCTACCTGCGCGGCATGCGGCAGGCTGGCGGCAAGCTGGTGTGCGATGCCGAAGTGACGTCCATCGAACGTGTCGGCGAACGCTGGCGCGTGACGGCCGGCGGCAAGGTCTACGAGGCGCCCGTGGTGCTCAACGCAGCCGGCGCATGGGTCGACACCATCGCCCAACTGGCCGGCGTGACGCCCATCGGCATCGAGCCACGCCGGCGCTCGGCCTTCATCTTCGCGCCGCCCGAAGGCGAGAACGTTGGGCACTGGCCCATGGTCTTCGGCGCCGACGAAGGCTGGTACATCAAGCCCGACGCCGGCATGCTGCTCGGCTCGCCGGCCAATGCCGATCCGGTCGATCCGCAGGACGTGCAGCCCGAAGAGCTGGACATCGCCTTCGCCATCCACCGCATCGAGGAAGCGACCACGCTCACCATCCGCCGCCCCACGCGCACCTGGGCCGGCCTGCGCTCCTTCGTGGCCGACGGCGACCTCGTCGGCGGCTTCGAGCCCAGCGCGCCCGGCTTCTTCTGGGTCGCGGCGCAAGGCGGCTACGGCATCCAGACCTCGGCGGCGATGGGCGAAGCCTGCGCCGCACTGGCACGCGGACTGCCGCTGCCGGAGCGCATCGCGGCCTTCGGCCTCACGGTCGACATGCTTGGCCCGCAGCGCCTGCGCACGGCCGACGCCGGCTGA
- a CDS encoding sulfurtransferase translates to MYTTLISVEQLQQLQQGDAPYMVFDCSFELMKPEAGPQHYAAAHIPGALYANLDTDLSAKHGAPGAHGEVVVAQDDGLPASGGRHPLPSREKFAAWLSSIGFANGMQAVVYDRNGANYCGRLWWMLKWMGHDAVAVLDGGLQAWQAAGGEVTGREEPAHFQSNFVPGEPIAKLVTTDTVVRRLGQPDQNLIDARAGARYRGEVEPLDPIAGHIPGALNRPFADNLGPDGKFKPASQLHAEFESLLAGRDPATVVHQCGSGVSAVPNLLAMQIAGFGTTALYAGSWSEWSNTPGLPTRQGAEP, encoded by the coding sequence ATGTACACCACCCTCATCTCCGTCGAACAACTCCAGCAGCTGCAGCAGGGCGACGCGCCTTACATGGTGTTCGACTGCAGCTTCGAGCTCATGAAACCCGAAGCCGGCCCGCAGCACTATGCCGCCGCGCACATTCCGGGCGCGCTCTACGCCAACCTCGACACCGACCTCAGCGCCAAGCATGGCGCGCCGGGCGCACACGGCGAGGTGGTGGTTGCGCAGGACGACGGCCTGCCCGCATCGGGCGGCCGCCATCCGCTGCCCAGCCGCGAGAAGTTCGCGGCCTGGCTCTCCAGCATCGGCTTTGCCAACGGCATGCAGGCCGTGGTGTACGACCGCAACGGCGCCAACTACTGCGGGCGCCTGTGGTGGATGCTCAAGTGGATGGGCCACGACGCGGTGGCCGTGCTCGACGGCGGCCTGCAGGCCTGGCAGGCTGCGGGCGGTGAAGTCACCGGCCGCGAGGAGCCCGCGCACTTTCAATCGAACTTCGTGCCCGGCGAGCCGATTGCGAAGCTCGTCACCACCGACACCGTGGTGCGCCGGCTCGGCCAGCCTGACCAGAACCTGATCGACGCACGCGCCGGTGCGCGTTACCGTGGCGAGGTGGAACCTCTGGACCCGATTGCCGGTCACATCCCCGGGGCCCTGAACCGGCCCTTCGCCGACAACCTCGGTCCCGACGGCAAATTCAAGCCGGCATCGCAATTGCATGCCGAGTTCGAGTCGCTGCTCGCGGGACGAGATCCGGCGACCGTCGTCCATCAATGCGGCAGCGGCGTCAGCGCCGTGCCCAACCTGCTTGCGATGCAGATCGCCGGCTTCGGGACGACCGCGCTCTATGCCGGCAGCTGGAGCGAATGGAGCAACACGCCGGGGCTGCCGACCCGGCAAGGCGCTGAACCATGA
- a CDS encoding M20/M25/M40 family metallo-hydrolase: protein MTMRSSFFALRSIALACGLALGAASAVQAAPDAKLLAAAEKAQPAVIDNLREMVLIESGSLNVDGLLKMADLVEGRLKAAGFKTERRKATAGAGADIVIGTLKGTGKRKIMLQGHMDTVYPAGILNGQPYKVDGNRIYGPGIADDKGGLAVMMASLKILADAGWRDYDTLTVLMNPDEEVGSVGSGELIATMADQHDTVLSFEPTAAKSVVKGESLLLGAAGIATATLEVKGRAAHAGAASELGRNALYELSYQMLQTRDIAKDIPGATLNWTVARATGPLNQITEKAQALGDVRITQPGAEKKLDAALQAKIGAGKLIPDTETTVKVEVGRPAFIAGEKGRALGEKAQAIYKEIDRDLALTPMTGGGTDAGYAGRSGKATVVESFGLAGFGYHARDEYIEVDSIVPRIYLVTRLLTEIGKN from the coding sequence ATGACAATGCGCTCCTCTTTCTTCGCCCTTCGCTCCATCGCCCTGGCTTGCGGCCTTGCGCTCGGTGCCGCTTCCGCTGTGCAGGCCGCGCCTGATGCCAAGCTGCTCGCCGCCGCCGAGAAGGCACAGCCCGCGGTGATCGACAACCTCAGGGAAATGGTGCTCATCGAGTCGGGCAGCCTGAACGTCGACGGCCTGCTCAAGATGGCCGATTTGGTGGAAGGGCGGTTGAAGGCCGCGGGCTTCAAGACCGAACGCCGCAAGGCCACGGCCGGCGCGGGCGCCGACATCGTGATCGGCACGCTCAAGGGCACCGGCAAACGCAAGATCATGCTGCAGGGCCACATGGACACGGTGTACCCGGCGGGCATCCTCAACGGCCAGCCCTACAAGGTCGACGGCAACCGCATCTACGGCCCCGGCATCGCCGACGACAAGGGCGGCCTGGCCGTGATGATGGCCTCGCTCAAGATCCTGGCCGATGCCGGTTGGCGCGACTACGACACGCTCACCGTATTGATGAACCCCGACGAGGAAGTGGGCTCGGTCGGCTCCGGTGAACTCATCGCCACCATGGCCGACCAGCACGACACGGTGCTGTCGTTCGAGCCCACGGCGGCCAAGTCCGTGGTCAAGGGCGAATCGCTGCTGCTCGGCGCGGCCGGCATCGCCACCGCCACGCTCGAGGTGAAGGGCCGCGCGGCGCATGCGGGTGCCGCATCTGAGCTGGGCCGCAACGCGCTGTACGAGCTGTCGTACCAGATGCTGCAGACCAGGGACATCGCCAAGGACATCCCCGGCGCGACGCTCAACTGGACCGTGGCGCGCGCCACCGGCCCGCTCAACCAGATCACCGAGAAGGCGCAGGCGCTGGGCGACGTGCGCATCACGCAGCCCGGCGCCGAGAAGAAGCTCGACGCGGCGCTGCAGGCAAAGATCGGGGCCGGCAAGCTGATTCCCGACACGGAGACCACGGTGAAGGTGGAAGTGGGCCGTCCGGCGTTCATCGCAGGCGAGAAGGGCCGTGCGCTGGGCGAGAAGGCGCAGGCCATCTACAAGGAAATCGACCGCGATCTCGCGCTGACGCCCATGACCGGCGGCGGCACCGATGCGGGCTATGCGGGCCGCTCGGGCAAGGCCACGGTGGTCGAGAGCTTCGGCCTCGCGGGCTTCGGCTACCACGCGCGCGATGAGTACATCGAAGTCGATTCGATCGTGCCGCGCATCTATCTCGTCACGCGCCTGCTGACCGAGATCGGCAAGAACTGA
- a CDS encoding ABC transporter permease has translation MRALFSIAWRSAWNRRFTLALTVFSIALSTFLLLGVERIRTELRENFASSVSGTDLIVGARTGSTQLLLYSVFRIGAATNNISWKSVQALTEHPGVDWVVPLSLGDSHRGFAVLATSPEYFTRFRYGDKQLLKMREGKPFSELFDAVVGAEVADKLGYHVGQKITLAHGSGELNVAEHADKPFTVVGVLARTGTPVDRTVHIGLAAMEAIHLEWVGGAPMPGVHIPAEQVRKFDLTPKSVTAALVGLKNRAAVFGVQRWISTYTGEPLMAILPGVALDELWSVIGIGENALLLMSALVALVSLAGLVSVVMAGLNERRRELAVLRAVGAGLRHVLALLALEGAMVTVLGVLFGLVMAVLGIALLSPWLQAQFGLTLSLSEPTLNEWLLMASLLVAGWLASLLPGIRAYRLSLADGLSPRI, from the coding sequence ATGAGAGCCTTGTTTTCGATTGCCTGGCGCAGCGCCTGGAACCGCCGCTTCACGCTCGCGCTCACCGTGTTCTCGATCGCGCTGTCGACCTTCCTGCTGCTCGGCGTGGAGCGCATCCGCACCGAGCTGCGCGAGAACTTCGCGTCGTCCGTCTCTGGCACCGACCTGATCGTCGGCGCGCGCACCGGCTCCACGCAGTTGCTGCTGTACTCGGTGTTCCGCATCGGCGCGGCCACCAACAACATCTCGTGGAAGAGCGTGCAGGCGCTGACAGAGCATCCCGGTGTCGACTGGGTCGTGCCGCTGTCGCTCGGCGACTCGCACCGCGGCTTCGCGGTGCTGGCGACGTCGCCCGAATACTTCACGCGCTTTCGCTATGGCGACAAGCAACTGCTGAAGATGCGCGAAGGCAAGCCCTTCAGCGAACTCTTCGATGCGGTGGTGGGCGCCGAGGTGGCCGACAAGCTCGGCTACCACGTGGGCCAGAAGATCACGCTGGCGCATGGCAGCGGCGAACTCAACGTGGCCGAGCATGCCGACAAGCCCTTCACGGTGGTGGGCGTGCTCGCGCGCACCGGCACGCCGGTCGATCGCACGGTGCACATCGGCCTTGCAGCCATGGAAGCCATTCACCTCGAATGGGTGGGCGGCGCGCCGATGCCCGGCGTGCACATTCCGGCCGAGCAGGTGCGCAAGTTCGACCTCACGCCCAAGAGCGTGACGGCCGCGCTGGTGGGCCTGAAGAACCGCGCCGCCGTGTTCGGCGTGCAGCGCTGGATCTCGACCTACACCGGCGAGCCGCTCATGGCCATCCTGCCCGGCGTGGCGCTCGACGAACTGTGGAGCGTGATCGGCATCGGCGAGAACGCGCTGCTGCTGATGTCGGCACTGGTCGCGCTCGTGAGCCTCGCGGGACTCGTGTCAGTCGTGATGGCCGGGCTCAACGAGCGCCGCCGCGAACTCGCCGTGCTGCGTGCGGTGGGCGCGGGCCTGCGCCATGTGCTGGCGCTGCTGGCACTCGAAGGCGCGATGGTCACCGTGCTGGGCGTGCTCTTCGGCCTGGTCATGGCGGTGCTGGGCATCGCCCTGCTCTCGCCATGGCTGCAGGCGCAGTTCGGACTGACACTGAGCCTTTCCGAACCTACACTGAACGAATGGCTGCTGATGGCAAGCCTGCTGGTCGCGGGCTGGCTGGCGAGCCTCTTGCCTGGCATCCGTGCCTATCGACTCTCCCTGGCAGACGGCCTCTCACCGAGGATTTGA
- a CDS encoding DUF3300 domain-containing protein codes for MTTTHRPTVPRLLTISLCIGALAIALPGCDDKTKPPTPAASAEADPALSIPPPSVPQTPAAPTPVAYAPPSAEQLYQLVAPIALYPDKLVAQILAGATYPEQITAAHDWLGQNRTLKAGPLADAANQQPWDPSVKSLTAFRSVLDQMAGNVPWTESLGKAYYNDPTDVMNAIQVMRQRASKAGRLKNNDKLRVASAATPQNYAPAPDMQPMYAGPAVIEPPPQLITIEPVQPDVVYVPSYDPQAIYGASEPIYPGYAYAPPVVVAPGYSGGQIAAAGALAFGAGVIVGAALERHDWGWHSWNMNWGAPRWQGRGRGPDVQPAYARPAVVYNNSTYISRSTTVVNNVNNVRNVYNNNGGPRGTLPPGAAPNFAAGPAFTQQQQQQQALLAQQQVQQQQRQQQQAVLAQQQQQQAHQQQALRQQQAQQQAQAQQHSQQQAQQLQAQQQQQTREQQQQARQARFQQQQQDPQHRQQAQQALLAQQQHPGAANPQAQQQALQQQQARAQQQAAQDQQRQQQQHQQQAQQDQSRRQQMQQQQQAQQQARAQQQAQQQQQQVQHQQALQQQQAQAQNQARQQQQAQQEQMHRQQQAQQQAAHQQQQQQAMQQQRQVQQQQQQAHQAQAQAQAQARQQQAQQQQQRVAAAAAAAHRQPPRPGEPDRQQHP; via the coding sequence ATGACAACAACCCATCGCCCCACAGTCCCGCGGCTCCTGACGATCTCGCTGTGCATCGGCGCCCTCGCCATTGCACTCCCAGGCTGCGACGACAAGACCAAGCCTCCGACGCCTGCAGCCTCTGCCGAAGCCGATCCCGCGCTGTCGATCCCGCCGCCTTCGGTGCCGCAGACACCCGCGGCCCCGACCCCGGTGGCCTACGCGCCACCTTCGGCCGAACAGCTCTACCAACTGGTCGCACCCATCGCGCTGTACCCCGACAAGCTGGTGGCGCAGATTCTTGCAGGCGCCACCTACCCCGAACAGATCACCGCCGCCCATGACTGGCTCGGGCAGAACCGGACGCTCAAGGCCGGCCCGCTCGCCGATGCGGCCAACCAGCAACCTTGGGACCCGAGCGTCAAGTCGCTCACCGCCTTTCGCAGCGTGCTCGACCAGATGGCCGGCAATGTCCCGTGGACCGAATCGCTCGGCAAGGCCTACTACAACGACCCGACCGACGTGATGAACGCGATCCAGGTCATGCGCCAGCGAGCCTCGAAGGCGGGCCGCCTGAAGAACAACGACAAGCTGCGCGTGGCGAGCGCCGCGACGCCGCAGAACTATGCGCCGGCACCGGACATGCAGCCGATGTATGCGGGCCCCGCCGTGATCGAGCCGCCGCCGCAACTGATCACCATCGAGCCGGTGCAGCCCGACGTGGTGTACGTGCCGAGCTACGACCCACAGGCGATCTACGGCGCATCTGAACCCATCTACCCCGGCTATGCCTACGCTCCGCCTGTCGTGGTGGCGCCCGGCTACAGCGGCGGCCAGATCGCCGCGGCGGGCGCACTGGCATTCGGTGCCGGCGTGATCGTCGGTGCCGCGCTGGAGCGTCACGACTGGGGCTGGCACTCATGGAACATGAACTGGGGTGCGCCGCGCTGGCAAGGGCGCGGCCGGGGCCCCGACGTGCAACCGGCTTATGCGCGACCGGCCGTGGTCTACAACAACAGCACCTACATCTCGCGCTCGACCACGGTGGTCAACAACGTGAACAACGTGCGCAATGTCTACAACAACAATGGCGGTCCGCGCGGCACCCTGCCGCCGGGAGCTGCGCCCAATTTCGCGGCGGGCCCAGCCTTTACGCAGCAACAGCAACAACAACAGGCGTTGCTGGCCCAGCAACAAGTGCAGCAGCAACAGCGCCAACAGCAGCAGGCTGTGCTCGCTCAGCAACAACAGCAGCAGGCCCATCAACAGCAGGCGTTGAGGCAGCAGCAGGCCCAACAGCAAGCGCAAGCCCAGCAACACTCGCAGCAACAGGCCCAGCAGTTGCAGGCGCAACAACAGCAACAGACGCGCGAGCAGCAACAACAGGCGCGGCAGGCCCGCTTCCAGCAGCAGCAACAAGACCCGCAGCACAGGCAGCAAGCACAACAAGCACTGCTGGCTCAGCAACAACACCCAGGCGCCGCCAACCCGCAAGCGCAGCAACAGGCCTTGCAACAACAGCAAGCTCGCGCGCAGCAGCAGGCGGCGCAGGACCAGCAACGGCAGCAACAACAGCATCAGCAACAGGCCCAGCAGGATCAGTCGCGGCGCCAGCAGATGCAGCAGCAACAGCAGGCGCAACAACAAGCACGCGCGCAGCAACAGGCCCAACAGCAACAACAGCAGGTCCAGCACCAGCAGGCGCTGCAGCAACAGCAGGCCCAGGCCCAGAATCAGGCCCGTCAGCAACAGCAAGCCCAGCAGGAGCAGATGCACCGCCAGCAGCAGGCACAGCAGCAAGCCGCGCATCAGCAACAGCAGCAACAGGCGATGCAGCAGCAGCGTCAGGTGCAACAGCAGCAACAGCAGGCGCACCAGGCCCAAGCCCAGGCTCAGGCCCAAGCGCGGCAACAGCAAGCTCAGCAGCAACAGCAACGCGTGGCCGCTGCGGCGGCTGCAGCCCATCGCCAGCCACCGCGCCCGGGTGAACCGGATCGGCAACAGCACCCCTGA
- a CDS encoding DUF2796 domain-containing protein, whose protein sequence is MTLTTRQLQRTGGLAIAAAFLAAAPFLSAQAQQQHAHVHGQLKLDVAVDGPTVVIDMDSPLDNIVGFERAPKTDAEKKAVEEAVAQLRAADKLFIIDPAANCKLGPVDLRSGALGLGNPDPNEPVGHADLDATFSFNCTNAAAAKFIDVNLFSVFKGLRQIDSQIASAQGQFKRQLKRPSGAQAAQPARLSWGK, encoded by the coding sequence ATGACATTGACGACCCGACAACTGCAACGCACTGGCGGCCTGGCAATCGCTGCCGCGTTTCTTGCGGCGGCCCCGTTCCTCTCCGCGCAAGCGCAGCAGCAGCACGCGCATGTGCACGGCCAGCTCAAGCTCGACGTGGCCGTCGACGGCCCGACCGTGGTGATCGACATGGACTCCCCGCTCGACAACATCGTCGGCTTCGAGCGCGCCCCGAAGACCGATGCCGAGAAGAAGGCCGTCGAGGAAGCCGTGGCCCAGTTGCGCGCGGCCGACAAGCTCTTCATCATCGATCCGGCCGCCAACTGCAAGCTCGGCCCGGTGGATCTGCGCTCCGGCGCGCTCGGCCTGGGCAACCCCGATCCGAACGAGCCCGTGGGCCACGCCGACCTCGACGCCACTTTCTCCTTCAACTGCACCAACGCGGCCGCCGCGAAGTTCATCGACGTGAACCTGTTCAGCGTGTTCAAGGGGCTGCGCCAGATCGATTCGCAGATTGCCTCCGCACAAGGCCAGTTCAAGCGCCAGCTCAAGCGCCCAAGCGGCGCACAGGCCGCCCAGCCAGCCCGCCTGAGCTGGGGCAAGTGA
- a CDS encoding helix-turn-helix domain-containing protein — translation MTPHTGTRAGTKPKEEPPTLDRTTFGHRLRTARKRFGWTLAQLAERSGVSITTISRAERGQLALGYENFTALGRALEMDMNAMFAGAGVKPEQFDGPVVTRAGKGVVYRGLAIAYEFLGTTVAGKQMSPIVGTVHARRINGPEDFVRHAGEEFAYVLSGEIDVHFDNGEVVRLARGDSLYFDSRLGHAYVSVSRQLAKIVGMTSGESGHMKSAREAPALKPARKPAKTAPAKKTVRGRKG, via the coding sequence GTGACTCCACACACAGGGACCAGAGCGGGGACGAAGCCGAAGGAAGAGCCGCCCACGCTGGATCGCACCACTTTCGGTCATCGATTGCGCACCGCGCGCAAGCGTTTCGGCTGGACGCTCGCGCAACTGGCCGAGCGCTCGGGCGTGTCGATCACCACCATCTCGCGTGCGGAGCGCGGCCAGCTCGCGCTGGGCTACGAAAACTTCACTGCGCTGGGCCGTGCGCTAGAGATGGACATGAACGCGATGTTCGCGGGCGCCGGCGTCAAGCCCGAGCAGTTCGACGGCCCGGTGGTCACCCGCGCAGGCAAGGGCGTGGTGTATCGCGGGCTCGCCATTGCCTATGAGTTTCTCGGCACGACAGTGGCCGGCAAGCAGATGAGCCCCATCGTAGGCACGGTGCACGCGCGCCGCATCAACGGCCCCGAAGACTTCGTGCGGCACGCCGGCGAAGAGTTCGCGTATGTGCTGTCGGGCGAGATCGACGTGCACTTCGACAACGGAGAGGTGGTGCGCCTTGCGCGTGGCGACTCGCTGTATTTCGACAGCCGCCTCGGGCATGCCTACGTGAGCGTGAGCCGCCAGCTCGCGAAGATCGTGGGCATGACATCGGGGGAGAGCGGGCACATGAAGTCGGCGCGCGAAGCGCCGGCGCTGAAGCCGGCACGCAAGCCCGCGAAGACCGCGCCCGCAAAGAAAACCGTGCGCGGCCGCAAGGGCTGA
- a CDS encoding M81 family metallopeptidase: MRVFSASLATETNTFGPMPTGIASFKDRGYFPAGQHPDALTIYSGPLWAARIRGAEKGWTLLEGMVAGAQPSGITTRHAYETLRDEMLNDLRAALPVDMVLLGLHGAMVADGYDDCEGDMLERVRQIVGPDIIIGAELDPHNHLTPAMVNNANVMVSFKEYPHTDVLERGLELVDICAAAVEGKVKPVHAMVDCDIIVTVHTSREPARSFVERMQALEGKDGVLSVSLTHGFSWGDVPEMGTKVLVYTDGDQAKANALARQLADEVIAMRDGLTVNYPSIDASLDEALAFDGGPVVLADGADNPGGGAASDSTFILRRMLERGITNAALGPMWDPIAVRIAFDAGVGARLQMRIGGKISPLSGDPLDLDCTVKALMHDLVMTGLSNTPTAMGDCALVEVNGIEVVLITRRNQAMGTDLFTQLGCNLPAKKIVVVKSSQHFYASYSKVAKHVIYAGAPGAVTLDLTTLPYRKARLPKWPIGVAA, encoded by the coding sequence ATGCGTGTCTTCAGTGCCTCCCTCGCCACCGAAACCAACACCTTCGGCCCGATGCCGACCGGCATCGCGTCCTTCAAGGACCGCGGCTACTTCCCCGCCGGCCAGCATCCCGATGCGCTGACGATCTACTCGGGCCCGTTGTGGGCCGCACGCATCCGCGGCGCGGAAAAGGGCTGGACCCTGCTCGAAGGCATGGTGGCGGGCGCGCAGCCCAGCGGCATCACCACCCGCCATGCCTACGAGACGCTGCGCGACGAAATGCTGAACGACCTGCGCGCCGCACTGCCGGTCGACATGGTGCTGCTCGGCCTGCACGGCGCGATGGTGGCGGATGGCTACGACGACTGCGAAGGCGACATGCTGGAACGCGTGCGGCAGATCGTCGGACCCGACATCATCATTGGCGCGGAGCTTGATCCGCACAACCACCTCACGCCCGCGATGGTGAACAACGCGAATGTGATGGTCTCGTTCAAGGAATATCCGCACACCGACGTGCTCGAACGCGGGCTGGAGCTGGTGGACATCTGCGCCGCGGCGGTCGAGGGCAAGGTCAAGCCGGTGCACGCGATGGTCGACTGCGACATCATCGTCACGGTGCACACCTCGCGCGAGCCGGCACGCAGCTTCGTCGAGCGCATGCAGGCGCTCGAAGGAAAAGACGGCGTGCTCTCGGTCTCGCTCACGCACGGTTTCTCATGGGGCGACGTGCCCGAGATGGGCACCAAGGTGCTGGTGTACACCGATGGCGACCAGGCCAAGGCCAACGCGCTGGCGCGCCAACTGGCCGATGAAGTCATCGCCATGCGCGACGGCCTCACCGTCAACTACCCCAGCATCGACGCCTCGCTCGACGAGGCGCTGGCCTTCGACGGCGGCCCGGTGGTGCTGGCCGACGGTGCCGACAACCCCGGCGGTGGCGCGGCGAGCGATTCCACCTTCATCCTGCGCCGCATGCTGGAGCGCGGCATCACCAACGCGGCCCTGGGCCCGATGTGGGACCCGATTGCCGTGCGCATCGCCTTCGACGCGGGCGTGGGCGCCAGGCTGCAGATGCGCATCGGCGGCAAGATCAGCCCGCTGTCGGGCGACCCGCTGGACCTGGACTGCACAGTGAAGGCGCTCATGCACGACCTGGTGATGACCGGCCTGTCGAACACGCCCACGGCAATGGGCGACTGCGCACTGGTCGAGGTCAATGGCATCGAGGTCGTGCTGATCACGCGGCGCAACCAGGCCATGGGCACAGACCTGTTCACGCAACTGGGCTGCAACCTGCCCGCGAAGAAGATCGTGGTGGTGAAGTCTTCGCAGCATTTCTATGCGTCGTATTCCAAGGTGGCGAAGCACGTGATCTACGCGGGCGCACCGGGCGCCGTGACGCTCGACCTCACGACCTTGCCCTACCGCAAGGCGCGCCTGCCCAAGTGGCCCATCGGCGTCGCTGCCTGA